The Puntigrus tetrazona isolate hp1 chromosome 3, ASM1883169v1, whole genome shotgun sequence nucleotide sequence AAGATGAACTGTATATATGAActgtttacatatacataagCTCCTATATAGAAGCTCTGTTCTGCTCGTTGTCTCCTAAAAGACAGAACGAGAGGGAATAATAAGGGAAAACATCTGCAGGTGTCTCTGAGCTGCGCTTCGCTTGTCCTGACATGCACGTTGTTCTCGTTTAAGGAGGAGCTGTATCATTATCCGGAGAGACAGCGGCAGGCCAGCAGTGTGCCTGTGTCCAAACAAGTACGGTCACAAACAGCCCTTAATCACACGCGTTGTGAAACCAGTGTTAAATAACTGTCTCTGACACCTCTAGTCTCTCCTGTCTAACGGGTTTCTTGAACACACTCGAAGATGACGGAGGTATAGAATATCACGTTTCATGCTAGATGATTTCATTTTATGGAGTATCGGTTGTTGCCCAAATGTTAGTGCGTTCAAGTGTTGAATCAAAAGTCAAAAGAGTCCCTGATATTCTGAATTGTCGcatagtgctacttcttcaaGTCTGAACACTTTTTGGTGAAAACCGTAAACTGAATTAGAAAGGAAAACTCGCTTCCTCATAAAACCACACGCTTTGAGTCATCATTCAAGTTTATAGCGCGAATGGTAATGTTTACACGCCTTGCTAAGAATGAGAGGTTTGTTTAAATCTATAATTGCACACAATTATCTTAGCAAGCTGCCTTTTCGTCATAGGGCTGtgtgttaaaatattacttattaaaatattatttttctaactcttaacattttttttccttttcaaatctCATATAACTTCAGTAaggcattcattaaaaaaaaaaaaaaagaaagaaaagaaaataaaggaaTTCATTGTCCCGATAATATGgtatctatttaataatttgaattaaaatataatttttttttgcagtgagtAGAATAAACAGCAGAACATCCTTAATGTAAATCCATTGCTATtctttgaataaatgcataatgtaggcatttatatacataataaatatgcacagtaaacatattattttgtatgtgattaatcacaattttttacATACTTTCAAGTGTTAAACTAATATAAATAGTGATGCAAAAAGGCATTTTACAAGCAAATAGTCTAATAGTAGTCTAACGCTGTATGATCGACCTGCATGCTTGCgttcattcataaataaataaataaatacatttagggCCAGAAACAAACCTACATACAAGCAATGACATTCATATTATTGTGATAATTATGCCATAATTACTTATCGTCTCAGTGAACAATCTGGCCAATTTTAATCAGCCAGATTGGAGCTCTTTTGCGCATGCGTCCCGTGTCAATCAGCTGGCGGTGACGCGCAGAGGAATCCGAGCGGAGCCGCTCACTGAACTCTTGAGGAACGCTCCTCCGCCGAAGTCTGCGCATGCGCGCCCTTCAAAGTCGAGCGAGCGGCTCGGCTCGGATTCCTGCGCTCTTCACTCGAGGCGAGCGCCGCTGCTCAGAGCTGCTCAGAGCTCGGCATGGAGTGAGCGAGCCGACGCGCATCTCGGACTTTCGCCATTAGTCGCGCTTCTTGAGTAAATCACGGGCTAGAAAGTCACACGATACCGAAGAAAAACACGATGTAGTGAAGAAAATACGGACGCTGGACTGTTTTATCCCGTACCCGCAGAGCAGAGCTTTATAGTATCGCGCTGGGGGAGACGTAGACCGCGGTGGGACAAACATGCTCTCGCCGTTCTTGGCGTATTTGTTGTCGGTTGTGCTTCTGTGTCGGATCGCACGCTCCCAGTACTCAAGCGACCAGTGCAGCTGGAGGGGCAGGTGAGACACGCTCCAAACGTCCAGATTATTCGAGCATTTCTCGTTTTttcattgaaatgaaatgtaatttagtacacttttattcagagattaaatctatattttaagttaaaacataAACGTGTTGATTCTAAAAAGTtacatataatgtttaatattattagtaggctacttttataatttttatacacGTGTGAGCAATAATGGTATTGTGATTATTGgttatgtttattagtattAGAGTAAAGccctgttgtttttgtttcttttttttttctttttttgtgacctGTTAAGAGTGTAAAcctaaaataaacctaaaaatttattattattatattcctATTTATTCAGTTCCTCTCTTGGTCTTAAtagtatgtgtgcatgtatttctTTCCTTAGTCAGACTTACTGTGTTAATTACTCCTGGCATAACCTGAAAGCAGACACTATCCGAGCACTGATTTAATTTTTGCTCACTGGTTTGGCCAAACCCATATTAATCCCTCATGTGTGTAACATGCAAATCACTCTATTGTTCGTTTAAAGGCGTTTTTTAGCTTCACCTGAGTTAATAAGCTATTGCACATGCGATTGCTCTGCCTTTTAGAAGCTTTTAAGTTTCTGTAATAATCATATTGTgtcaaaatctattttaatagtCCTTCCAGCTCAGCGTGCACCTAGATGTTTTGAACTGTATCTAGGTTGGTGATAAATCTTTAACCAATGAGGAAATGAGTTTACACTACAGATTTACCCCGCCACATAACAACGTTTGCTAATGTTCCTCAACAATAGCTCCCttctccaaaaaaaagaaataaatcctTCAACGTTACATATTCAGGCTTTCTGTGAAGTCTTTTTACAATAACAAAGCTGAATGCACTGTACTCCGCTTGTGCAGCCGTAATCTGGTGTTGATTTGCCAGGCCCGAGTTCAGCCTCTCATTATGGCAGAGCTGAATTTCAAATGCTCTTAATTAAAGAGGAACCGTTATAAATGCGGACACGGCAGCTTGCGAGTCTGCTCCGCACATGTGTCACCCCAGGAGTTTTGGTCCTCACCTCTCATTTTGGTGAGAGTTTAATCTGGGGTCTTGCACCAGGCCTGCATTCATCTCTGATTGAAGATCCGCTGGAGGCTTCAGAAGCAGATGGCTCATTTTCTGCCCAACTGACGACGGGCCGCAAGCTCAAGGCACGGAACCGCAGATGATGTCTAAAAGTAGCGGCGAGAGTCTGGACAGCGACAGGACTGCTGCCCGGACATGCAGCTCCTCGTCTTTTCGAGGAGTTGAAAGCGAGGGGAGGTCCGCTGCGTGACCTGCATTTGCACTTGCATGCTCCGGGTTTCGGCTACTGTCTCTGCACTTGTCTGCAGAGAGGCCCGTGTGTCCAGGGAACCATTGACTTGCGTTTCAAAAATCCTACCCACGGCAGGATGCCAGTGCTTGGTCTTGCCAAAGCGTTGGAAAGGAGAGAAGAAAAATGAGAGACGgttaatgtgtatgtgtgtgcgcgcgcatgcTTGCACGTGACGGGTCATGCAGCAAGCCTCGCGCGTGGGTCTTAAACACCTTGTGTGAAAAGACATTAACTTCATTCTTCCTGCTCTGAGAAAAGCTTTTCTTTCATATGAGCTTCAGCTTTGGACTCAACTCTGGCACAGGCTGTTCAGGACAATCACCCTAATGTTTGAAGTTTccttttgctgtgttgcacGTAAAAGGCCACTAAACCAGCCTCCGACCATCATTATTTGGGGGATTACCCATCATTTGCTTCTAAACTGTTTGGTTTTTAAGTTAGGGCCTGCGAGTATTTATTTGTGAACGTTAACCGGTTATAACTGGATGTCAGAATTTGGTGAGTAATACATCAGTCTTTGATGGCTGCCTACTGTTTCTCCTTCAAGTGTTTTTAGGCACCGTACGATTGCTCCAAGACAGTAGCCAGCAAAATTATGCTGCCTTTTGAAATCGTTTGTTTTGGCAGAATTCACGGATAAGCCAATCCCAGAATGATTGCGCTTGGAGAGAACTCCTCCATGAAGTCAAGAGAAGCACGGATTATAACCGTATATGATCCAGACTAAAAAATAGACTGCTCTGATTAAAAATAGAGTTTTACCAGTGTTAGATTGATATTGTGGCCCACATTTtcaaccatttttaaataatctgctGCTGTTTAaacaacatataaacataaacataacaataacataaaatcagcatttgttaattttaattcaacagATTGCAGACAGTTATCACATTGGGACATTGTAGAATTCACAGGAAAGCATAGAACTGGTTGCTGGAGGCGCAGTTGCGCTGCATGTCTATGCACAAACCACAAGGCCATCAGTGCcaactttttttgtcagttgATGATTGAATGTTGAGATTTGGGATTCACAATAAGATCAATAGTATGTTTTCAGATAGCAGTTAAAGTGAATTTTACAGGATAATGTTAAAAGGAACACCAAACTTCATGCAACTACATGTTAAcaagcagtcattagagtattagtagactgccTGCTTAACTTCTAACACCTTATTTTGATGAGTCCACAACATACTGGCTATAAGAAACTTTGCAGTCAACTTATTCGActaatcctaaacctaccctcTACTTGTCCACTCTTAGATTTAGTAGACATTTAGTTGACAcatagttacaaagttacttatagttagtagaatgtctaaagtgggctATGTAACATAATTTTTTGAACAcatagaaaaactattttaattataaatcttttttaattatatctGTATTTGTCTGTTAGCCATCTATCTATAGCCACTGGACACTTTGTTTCCTGAAATGTTGGTGTCAGCCATCAaccacaacaaaaaataattgtgaaattaaACTTAAAAGTGTATTgggaaatgttaaaattaacattGACTAAAATTATTACAACCTTTTATTATGCAAAATTGTGTGTTGTCATAATTTGCCCATCATCATCATGTGCTGCCAATGTagtgtttttggtttattttcagtttatttactcAGACGTTTAGTTTCAGTAGAATTCTGCCATGTAAAGTAGGGTTGGTTCTGGAACGAAGCTTATATCTCCTTTCTCCTTTCTTGTAGTGGGCTGACCCATGAGGGTCACACTCGGGATGTGGAACAGGTGTACCTCCGCTGCGCCCAGGGGTTTCTGGAGTGGCTTTACCCCACAGGAGCCATCATCGTCAACCTGCGGCCAAACACACTGTCCCCAGCGGCGTCTCTTCTCTCCGTCTGCATCAAGCCCTCTAAAGAGTCCAGCGGGACCCACATCTACCTGGACCGGCTGGGCAAACTGCGACTGCTCCTCCGTGAGGAAGATCAGGCCGAGGGGAGAGTGCACTGTTTCAGCATCCAGGACGGGGCGCTCTTCATCGAGGCAGTGCCTCAGAGGGACATCAGCCGAAAAATCACAGCCTTCCAGTACGAACTGGTCAACCACAGACCAGGAGCAGATCCACAGTCATTATCTGGTATGAGGTTCTTTAGATCTTTAAAGACTTGCTTGACAAGCACGGTTTTCTTTCATCTGATGTATTTCCTGAAATGTGCATGATATTTGCCGAATTTAGAGAGCAGAGTAGAATGttaatatgtaaaacaaaagcGTCTCAATGCTATCAGACATAGACTAAAAatccaattattattattctggtTTTGAAAGAAGCTCTCCAaggtttgcatttatttctgttttaataggTTATTACTCCTGCCTTCATGgtctcatgatccttcagaaatcgttttaatatgctgatgtactgctcaagaaacatttattttatttaattttttatcataattttttttttgaatattaattttataatattagaatctcattcaaataaaagtattaatttcttaaaaaaacaaaaacatagtttttatttttagatgtaccCACCCTTTCTATTAAATTCCAACAATAATTGCTTTGTTCAGCAAAAagctttattacatttttgtcactCCAGGGTTTTTGGGTACACTGTTATAAATGCACGCAATACCAagggtttgtttattttaagaagtaTGCGATCCGAAGCCAATGTTTTCATGCCCAGCAACAGATGATATCTTTACCTCAGGAAACGTCCTCCCCTCTGTGATGCTGAGGTGGTGGATGTGCGCTCATATTTGCTCTGGAAAGCGATACTGATTTGAACCTTGTTTTCCGTGCGATAAATACCCACTGCGCTTTCCAGAACGTGTGGCGCAAGTCTCACAACGGGACGTTGCAAACGGTTTACACCAGCAAAacatgccaaacatccagcctcttttcagaaattacatttcaaacagtGCACCTGCCAAAACCGAAGAGCTGAACGGCCCGAAGCAGTATAGATACATTGTATAACAAGTCTGTTTTTCCTCTcccaaacaaagcaaaatattCAGTGTTCTGTGTCCCCCCTCAGGGGAGCGAGAATTCATAACTGCCATGTAAATCTGGCTCTGATAAACAGCTGTATTTTGCAGGCATGGATACATTAAAAAGCAGAGCGACGTTAAACATTTCCGTGTGGCATTAATGCCTGGTTCGCTGTGTCTTTGCGCGTTTGCCGTTTGTGATTTCAGCCATCTGAGCGGGGAGATCTGTAAGGTGACCCCGTTTTCCTTTTTCCTAGCTTGTGGGTTTTTTCACCTTCACCTCATGAATGTTGACCTGCTGTGCTGGAATTGAGTTGCTTTCCATCACTGTGGAATGCGTCTTAGACCAGCTGTTGGGAAGACATATTATCGCCA carries:
- the metrnla gene encoding meteorin-like protein → MLSPFLAYLLSVVLLCRIARSQYSSDQCSWRGSGLTHEGHTRDVEQVYLRCAQGFLEWLYPTGAIIVNLRPNTLSPAASLLSVCIKPSKESSGTHIYLDRLGKLRLLLREEDQAEGRVHCFSIQDGALFIEAVPQRDISRKITAFQYELVNHRPGADPQSLSAPCQPCTDAEVLLAVCTSDFVTRGSIIGVAEEEDDQTSVTVSLSRLYRQKTQVFVSGGGRAKRWTGYVKMPRQCRVKPGEGEFLFTGTVRFGEAWLSCAPRYKDFLRVYQDAQQQGTNPCHLDTD